The Sphingobacterium lactis sequence ACCCTTCCTATCTCAAATCTCATATCTCATATCTCACATCTCCCAGTTAATTGTTCAATTTAATAAATCCTCCGTCTATAGGATAGTCATTTCCAGTGATAAACCCTGCGTCATCGGAACAAAGGAATAACGCCAGTTTGGCGATTTCCGCTGGTTGCGCCATACGTCCGATGGGTTGGGATTGGGATAGTTTTTCAAACATCTCCGTTTCCTTGCCGGGATAGTTCTTTGCGATAAAGCCATCCACAAACGGGGTATGCACGCGGGCCGGTGATATAGAATTACAACGGATATTATCCTGCATATAGTCTCTCGCCACGGATAAACTCATGGCAAAAATTGCGCCCTTGCTCATGGAATAGGCAAAACGATCGGTGATGCCTACCCACGCCGCTATGGAGGCCAAATTGAGGATTGCGCCGCCTCCATTTGCCTTCATCACCGGAATGACCGCAAATAAGGCGTTGTAAGCGCCTTTTACATTCACTTGGAATACCTTATCGAAATCCGCAGGAGAACAGTGCTCAACGTCTCCTACGTGCGCAATACCGGCATTGTTCACCAGTACATCGATCCTGCCAATGCTTGCCACTACGGCCAGCACCTCTTCTTGGTCGCTGACATTGCAGGTATGGACGCTGCATTTACCGCCAAGATCTTCGATCTCCTGCTGCACTTCTTCTGCACCTTGCGGGTTGAGATCCAAAATATGAACCCAGGCGCCTTCCTGTGCAAATAAAGTCGATATAGCTCTGCCGATTCCACTTCCACCTCCGGTTACTACGGCTACTTTACCTTCTAATTTTGACATATAATTTTAATTTTCAATTATTTAATACCATTACTTATAGTGAAACACCACGTCGCCAAGGAATAAAATCATCCTGCCCCAGTTTGACCGCCTTCGCTTGCACCTCGCCACTTGCCACAGCAATGACGTAATCCAAGATCCGATGTGCGGCTTCCTCGATCGTCTCTTCCCCATCGATGATGGTTCCGCAGTTGAGGTCAATGGCATCGTTCATCTTTTCAAAGACCTTCGTATTGGATGCCACCTTGATGACCGGGCTGATGGGGTTTCCGGTCGGCGTACCAAGCCCGGTGGTAAACAACACCACATTGGCGCCTGCCGCAACCTCAGCCGTCGTGCTTTCCACGTCATTTCCAGGTGTGCACAACAGGTTCAGCCCAGGACCATTGGCCAACTCAGGGTAATCGACCACCGCCGCCACTGGAGAGTTGCCGCCTTTTTTGGCTGCACCGGCCGATTTGATCGCATCGGTGATTAAGCCATCGCGAATGTTCCCTGGAGAGGGATTCATATAGAAGCCCGACCCATCGGCCTCCGCCTTTGCATTGTAGGTCCGCATCAAGTGGATAAATTTTTCTGCAGTAGGTTCGTCGATACAGCGATCGCTAAGCTCCTGTTCCACCCCGCACAGTTCCGGGAATTCCGCCAATATAACGGAACCGCCAAGGGTCACCATCATATCCGAGAGGTATCCCAAAGCCGGATTTGCGGAAATACCCGAGAATCCATCGGAACCACCGCACTCCAAGCCGATGCACAGCTTATCCAGCCCTGCCGGTTTCCGCTGCAGGGTATTGGCCTCCGCCAGACCGGCAAAGGTCGCCTTGATGGCTTTCTGCATCAACTCCTGCTCCGTCCCTTCAAACTGTTGCTCGAAAATATACAGGGGCTTATTGAAATGTGGATCGCGACGTTGGATTTCCGCACGGAGAATAGACGCCTGCGCATGCTGGCAGCCCAAGCTCAATACCGTCGCACCAGCAACGTTCGGATGTGTAATATACCCCGCCAATAGGCCACAAAGCGCATCGGAGTCCATCCGCGTGCCGCCACAGCCCATATCATGGTTCAGAAACTTCACGCCGTCCACCTGAGGGAACAGCCGGTTCGCTTTCGCATTCGCCACACTGGCACTCAAGTCAACCGCCAGCAGTTCTTCTGTGGATGCTCCAGCCTGGTAACGCGCGATAAGCTCATCCACCTCATTGGAATAATCCTTGGATTCCACCCGGTAACCGAGCTTTTCTTCCAGTGCGGACTTTAAGGTCAGGACATTGCGATTCTCACAGAAAACCAACGGGATGACCAACCAATAATTAGCTGTACCAACCGTACCGTTACTGCGATGAAATCCATTGAATGTCTTATCCTTAAAAGCGGAAATATCGGGCTGAACCCATTCCAATTTCCTATTTCCCAACTTAAAATCATCTGCAGCATGGCGCAGGTTGTCCACGTCCAATAGCTCTCCCTGTTCCAAATCGGCATTCACCTTCCCTACCAATACACCATACATGTATATCTCACTATCTTTTGGCATTGCCGTTATGGTAAACTTATGTTTTGCCGCAACCGCTCGCCTCAGGGGAAAGGTTGCCCCCTGAAAATTCACGACCTGTCCTTGCGGGAGATCCCGCAGGGCAACCAGGACATTGTCCTTTGGATGGATTTGTAGATAATCCAATCTTTCCTTTTCCATGTTCCCTATAATTCAAAAATCTTATCCATAAACACCCACTTTTCACCCGGTTTTGCTCCCGGGATGGCCTGCTGGAATTTCCACATCAATGCTTCCCACGCCTGCACATCCGCATTCGCGGCATCCATTTCCGCCTTCCGCTCGAAACTGAAAGAATCATCGACCTCCATGAGCATGAACAAGCGGTTGGCAAACCGAAAGATCTCCATGTGCACCACACCAGCGGCCGTTATGGAATTATGGATTGCCTGGGGAATTTCCCGATGATACTTCTCATATTCGGCAATGAGTCCGGCATCATCCACCAGATCCAGCGCCATCGCACATTTTCTATTTCCCATTTTTTATCTCATTTTATGCTACACTATTCATTTCCTTTAGTTTGGCCTTTTGCTGGAAAGCAAAGAGCGCAACCACTAGAAAGCACACTACTACGGCAAAATATCCATATTGCATGTGCCCCGTAAAATCGGATATATACCCAAATACGGGCGGTATGATAGCTCCGCCCACGATTGACATAATGATGAGGCTCGATGCCGATTTGGTATCCGCACCGATACCCTCCACCCCAATGGCAAAGATCGTCGGGAACATAATAGACATAAAGAACGCTACGGCCACCATGGCGTACAAGGTCGTTTTACCGGAACCAAATATGCACACAAAGGTCAATGCGGTTGCAATGAGCGCAAAGATGAACAGTAGCCTACTTGGTGCGATGGAGCGCATGAGGTAGGTACCGACAAAGCGGCCCAACATGAACAGCAAACCCGCAACCCCTGCATATACCTTCGCATCCTTGGCCTCAATTCCCGACACCTCGACGGCAAACACAATTAAAAAGCTCAGGATACAGACTTGCGCACCGACATAAAAGAACTGCGCAACAACCGCCCAAGCCACATTTTTATGACGGAAAGCCTTCAGAAACCCACCGCTCCCCTCTTCTTTATCTCTAAATTCAGGCAACTTGATAAAGAAAAACAGCAAGGCTACAGCCAAGATGATCAGCCCCAAAACTACATAGGGACCTTTGACCATGGCCGTTTCGGCCTGAATATAGGCCAACCGATCCGCATCGCTCAATGCAGCGACTTGCTCCGCGGTCAATGGTTCTTCGGAAAGGATTAAGGCACCACCAACAATGGGCGCCACAAATGCCGCCAATCCGTTAAAGGATTGCGCAAAGTTTAATCGCTGGGTGGCGGTATTGGGATCCCCAAGAACCGTCATATACGGGTTTGCGGCCGTTTCTAAAATGGTAATTCCGCACGCCACGATAAAGAGTGCCGACAGAAAGAAGGCATAGCTCATGGTATTTGCCGCCGGAACGAACAGAAAACACCCTACGGCAAAAAGTATCAAGCCGACCAGAATACCAACCTTATAGCCATATTTCTTCATAATAATCCCCGCAGGGATCCCCATGAACAGGTAGGCCACGAATACGGCAGAGTCTACCAACGAAGCCTGTAGATGTGTCAAACTGAACGCACTCCGTAAATGGGCGATCAAAATGGGATCGAGATTATGGATAAACCCCCAGAAGAAAAACAGAGAGGTTATCAGTATAATGGCGACAGTATTTCTGGTCTTTGTCATAAGGTGGAATATAATTGTACTCTAAATACGCTAATTTTTGCTGGATTGTAATGAACTATATTATCAACTTGATAAACTATTTTACCATAAATACCGAAGATAATCCAAAAATTATGAATAGATTAGTTATCCATGATTATAAAACAACTTGCCGTACCCAAATCGGGCGACCATAGTTTCCAGTTCCGTCAGGACCTGTACCCTCGCCACCAGTCCATCTGGCATTACCACGATGAGATTGAATTGATTCATGTCATTCGCGGTTCGGGGACAGTCTTTATCGGGGATCGCATCAAGGGATTCCAGGCAGGAAATACCGTAATGATCCCTTCCCATGTCCCGCACTATTGGCTTTTTGACGAAGATCTGCCGGGTGAGGAAGATCCCATCGACTGTATTGTCATCCACTTCCTGAAGGATTTCGGATCCAGCAACTTTCTGAAAGCACCCGAACTGAGCGGCGTCAGAACACTACTTGACCGCTCTACCCGCGGTATGTTCATTGAAGATGCTGAACGGCTAACTGAACGTTTTAAAGCCGTGCTATCAAACACTGGACTCGAAAAACTGTTTAGTCTATTCAGCCTGTTGCAGCGGCTTCCCGCGGAGGAACCGTCCTACTTGATCAGTGAAAACTATGCCATCCTGAACCAGTCGGACGATCAAGCACGCATGAATAATTTAATGAGCTATATACGCGAAAACTACAAGCATAAAATCAAACTGCTGGACTTGGCAAAGGTGGCGGATATGACAGAAAACTCATTCTGCCGATATTTCAAGCAGCGGACCGGCAAGACACCTGTACAATTTATCAACGAATTGCGCATCGCCCATGCTTGTTTCCAACTTCGAAATAAACCGATGCCCCTGAAAGAAATATGTTATGATTCCGGATTCAATAATTTCGTGAGTTTCCACAAGACCTTCAAGTCCATAACAGGAACCACACCTACCCAATTTAGGGAGTAATGGACGGATAA is a genomic window containing:
- a CDS encoding SDR family NAD(P)-dependent oxidoreductase, whose product is MSKLEGKVAVVTGGGSGIGRAISTLFAQEGAWVHILDLNPQGAEEVQQEIEDLGGKCSVHTCNVSDQEEVLAVVASIGRIDVLVNNAGIAHVGDVEHCSPADFDKVFQVNVKGAYNALFAVIPVMKANGGGAILNLASIAAWVGITDRFAYSMSKGAIFAMSLSVARDYMQDNIRCNSISPARVHTPFVDGFIAKNYPGKETEMFEKLSQSQPIGRMAQPAEIAKLALFLCSDDAGFITGNDYPIDGGFIKLNN
- a CDS encoding UxaA family hydrolase — encoded protein: MEKERLDYLQIHPKDNVLVALRDLPQGQVVNFQGATFPLRRAVAAKHKFTITAMPKDSEIYMYGVLVGKVNADLEQGELLDVDNLRHAADDFKLGNRKLEWVQPDISAFKDKTFNGFHRSNGTVGTANYWLVIPLVFCENRNVLTLKSALEEKLGYRVESKDYSNEVDELIARYQAGASTEELLAVDLSASVANAKANRLFPQVDGVKFLNHDMGCGGTRMDSDALCGLLAGYITHPNVAGATVLSLGCQHAQASILRAEIQRRDPHFNKPLYIFEQQFEGTEQELMQKAIKATFAGLAEANTLQRKPAGLDKLCIGLECGGSDGFSGISANPALGYLSDMMVTLGGSVILAEFPELCGVEQELSDRCIDEPTAEKFIHLMRTYNAKAEADGSGFYMNPSPGNIRDGLITDAIKSAGAAKKGGNSPVAAVVDYPELANGPGLNLLCTPGNDVESTTAEVAAGANVVLFTTGLGTPTGNPISPVIKVASNTKVFEKMNDAIDLNCGTIIDGEETIEEAAHRILDYVIAVASGEVQAKAVKLGQDDFIPWRRGVSL
- a CDS encoding L-rhamnose mutarotase; its protein translation is MGNRKCAMALDLVDDAGLIAEYEKYHREIPQAIHNSITAAGVVHMEIFRFANRLFMLMEVDDSFSFERKAEMDAANADVQAWEALMWKFQQAIPGAKPGEKWVFMDKIFEL
- the fucP gene encoding L-fucose:H+ symporter permease; the protein is MTKTRNTVAIILITSLFFFWGFIHNLDPILIAHLRSAFSLTHLQASLVDSAVFVAYLFMGIPAGIIMKKYGYKVGILVGLILFAVGCFLFVPAANTMSYAFFLSALFIVACGITILETAANPYMTVLGDPNTATQRLNFAQSFNGLAAFVAPIVGGALILSEEPLTAEQVAALSDADRLAYIQAETAMVKGPYVVLGLIILAVALLFFFIKLPEFRDKEEGSGGFLKAFRHKNVAWAVVAQFFYVGAQVCILSFLIVFAVEVSGIEAKDAKVYAGVAGLLFMLGRFVGTYLMRSIAPSRLLFIFALIATALTFVCIFGSGKTTLYAMVAVAFFMSIMFPTIFAIGVEGIGADTKSASSLIIMSIVGGAIIPPVFGYISDFTGHMQYGYFAVVVCFLVVALFAFQQKAKLKEMNSVA
- a CDS encoding AraC family transcriptional regulator, with translation MIIKQLAVPKSGDHSFQFRQDLYPRHQSIWHYHDEIELIHVIRGSGTVFIGDRIKGFQAGNTVMIPSHVPHYWLFDEDLPGEEDPIDCIVIHFLKDFGSSNFLKAPELSGVRTLLDRSTRGMFIEDAERLTERFKAVLSNTGLEKLFSLFSLLQRLPAEEPSYLISENYAILNQSDDQARMNNLMSYIRENYKHKIKLLDLAKVADMTENSFCRYFKQRTGKTPVQFINELRIAHACFQLRNKPMPLKEICYDSGFNNFVSFHKTFKSITGTTPTQFRE